The Sporocytophaga myxococcoides genome includes a window with the following:
- a CDS encoding 4a-hydroxytetrahydrobiopterin dehydratase, with protein sequence MLFIFPKGSFSYKSNTSFEKRFILNNASAFQINISNFTAVNWFDPKLTFHLKKSFMWQEKENRLEQTFTFKNFSEAFAFMARVALLAEKMDHHPDWSNSWNKVQIQLTTHSAGNRITEKDRKLAEAIDRLIN encoded by the coding sequence TTGTTATTTATTTTTCCTAAAGGCTCATTTTCATACAAATCTAATACCTCTTTTGAAAAACGCTTTATTTTAAACAACGCCTCTGCTTTTCAAATCAATATTTCTAACTTCACAGCTGTAAATTGGTTTGACCCGAAATTAACGTTTCACTTAAAAAAATCTTTTATGTGGCAGGAAAAAGAAAACAGACTGGAACAAACCTTTACTTTTAAAAATTTCTCCGAAGCTTTTGCCTTTATGGCTCGTGTGGCACTTCTGGCAGAGAAAATGGATCACCATCCGGACTGGTCCAACTCCTGGAATAAAGTCCAAATTCAGCTGACAACGCATAGCGCGGGAAATAGAATAACCGAAAAAGACAGAAAACTTGCCGAAGCTATAGATCGGCTTATTAACTAA
- a CDS encoding ceramidase domain-containing protein has product MPNFHEILSDGGPVYAETNLSNIIAEPWNALSSLAFLVPVVIWLIKIQGNYKKHAFLTFCLPLLFLGGLGSTLYHAFRSSSLLLQLDVLPIVLLTFSVSIYFWYRILKSWWKITLAMAPFILVRLFVYKFVTLSGHDLINLNYFVTGVMIFLPCLILLIKTKFAGITDLILSCVLMILALYFRGADSGNFTLLPMGTHWLWHVASAAGSGFLGKYLYDLNSKHLQSIENKI; this is encoded by the coding sequence TTGCCAAACTTTCATGAAATATTATCGGACGGAGGTCCGGTTTATGCAGAAACCAACCTGAGCAACATTATTGCTGAACCCTGGAATGCCCTCTCTTCACTGGCGTTTCTGGTCCCCGTTGTTATATGGCTTATAAAAATTCAGGGAAACTACAAAAAGCATGCATTCCTTACTTTTTGTCTGCCGCTCCTGTTTTTGGGTGGACTTGGTAGTACGTTGTATCATGCTTTCAGATCGTCTTCACTTTTATTGCAATTGGATGTACTTCCTATTGTGTTATTGACATTTTCTGTCAGTATATACTTCTGGTACAGGATTTTAAAATCCTGGTGGAAGATTACACTTGCAATGGCTCCGTTTATACTGGTCAGGTTGTTTGTTTATAAATTTGTAACACTTTCCGGTCATGATCTTATTAATCTGAATTATTTTGTTACCGGAGTAATGATATTTTTGCCATGCCTTATATTACTGATTAAAACAAAATTTGCAGGTATTACAGATTTGATTTTGTCCTGCGTTCTAATGATCCTGGCACTTTATTTCAGAGGAGCAGATTCAGGAAACTTTACACTTTTGCCAATGGGCACTCATTGGCTCTGGCATGTAGCTTCTGCTGCAGGGAGTGGTTTTTTGGGAAAATATTTATATGATCTGAACTCCAAACATCTTCAGTCAATAGAAAATAAAATTTGA